One segment of Castanea sativa cultivar Marrone di Chiusa Pesio chromosome 3, ASM4071231v1 DNA contains the following:
- the LOC142627789 gene encoding transmembrane 9 superfamily member 2-like isoform X2, producing MQLIIATKLEILFLSTPTSETYCYFDLPFCSPDYVKEKKETLGEVLNGDRLVNAPYKLEFRIDKDFQVACRKNLTREEVIQFRTAIKRDYYFQMYYDDLPIWGFLGKIDKLGTAVPNDRFFLFMHIHFDIFFNKDRVIEVSARMDNTRVVDLTEDRELLVEFIYNVNWKETKIPFEKRMEKYLQSAFLPHHLDIHWSAIMNSCITVLILTGCFVTFYMRVLKKDFMEYTYNEVLTDDQEEKGWKYILGDVFRYPNHRSLIAAVLGSGTQLFILTILIMILGLVGVFYPYNRGNLLMALVFIYAITSGIAGYSSTTFYHQLEGTDWVRNLLFAGCLFSGPLLFTFCLLQTVAISYKANAALPFGTILVLVLLLTFVAFPLLVLGGIVGKNSQTEFQAPCHTTKCPRDIPPLRWYRGVLPQMALAGILPFAVVYTELYYIFASVWGHRVYTIYIILFVVFIILLIATALVTVALTYFQLAAEDHQWWWRSFLCGGSTGLYIFGYCFYYYYARTDMHGFLQSSFFFGYMACICYGFFLMLGTVGFIASLLFVRHIYGSIKCD from the exons ATGCAATTGATCATCGCTACAAAGCTGGAGATCTTGTTCCTCTCTACGCCAACAAG TGAAACTTACTGCTACTTCGATCTTCCCTTCTGCTCACCAG ATTATGTAAAGGAGAAGAAGGAAACTCTGGGAGAGGTATTGAATGGAGATCGTCTTGTCAATGCTCCATATAAACTTGAATTCCGGATAGATAAAGATTTTCAAGTTGCTTGTAGAAAGAACTTGACAAGGGAAGAGGTTATTCAGTTCCGAACTGCAATCAAAAGGGATTATTACTTCCAAATGTATTATGATGACCTGCCAATCTGGGGATTCCTTGGAAAGATTGACAAACTAGGCACAGCTGTGCCAAATgatagattttttcttttcatgcaCATTCactttgatatttttttcaataaggACCGTGTGATTGAGGTCTCTGCCCGTATGGACAATACGCGTGTTGTGGACCTTACTGAGGATAGGGAGTTGCTTGTGGAGTTCATCTACAACGTGAATTGGAAGGAAACAAAGATTCCATTTgagaaaagaatggaaaagtATTTGCAGTCTGCTTTCCTACCACATCACTTAGATATCCATTGGTCTGCAATAATGAATTCATGTATTACAGTTCTCATCCTAACTGGTTGCTTTGTAACATTTTACATGCGAGTCCTTAAGAAGGATTTTATGGA ATATACATACAATGAAGTATTAACTGATGACCAAGAGGAGAAGGGGTGGAAGTATATTCTTGGTGATGTGTTTCGGTACCCAAATCACAGGTCTTTGATTGCCGCAGTCCTTGGTTCTGGCACTCAGTTGTTTATTCT TACCATCCTAATTATGATACTGGGACTAGTTGGTGTATTTTATCCGTATAACCGGGGAAATCTCTTGATGGCTTTGGTCTTCATATATGCAATTACTTCTGGTATTGCAGGATACTCATCAACCACTTTTTATCATCAACTAGAAGGAACGGATTGG GTGAGGAATCTGTTGTTTGCAGGATGCCTTTTTTCTGGTCCTCTGCTTTTCACATTTTGCTTACTTCAAACTGTTGCAATTTCTTACAAAGCTAATGCAGCTCTTCCCTTTGGCACCATCCTGGTGTTAGTCCTGCTGTTGACATTTGTTGCATTTCCATTGCTCGTTTTGGGTGGGATTGTAGGCAAAAATAGCCAAACTGAATTTCAAGCTCCTTGCCACACCACAAAGTGCCCAAGAGATATTCCACCACTCCGCTGGTATAGGGGTGTTCTTCCTCAGATGGCATTGGCTGGTATTCTACCTTTTGCTGTTGTGTACACTGAGCTTTACTACATATTTGCTAGCGTCTGGGGTCATAGGGTCTACACAATATACATCATCCTATTTGTCGTCTtcattattcttctgattgccACTGCTTTGGTTACTGTGGCTTTGACTTACTTTCAGCTTGCTGCTGAAGATCATCAATGGTGGTGGAG GTCCTTTCTTTGCGGTGGTTCAACTGGTTTGTATATTTTTGGCTACtgcttttattattactatgcACGAACTGATATGCATGGTTTCTTGCAAAGCTCGTTCTTCTTTGGATACATGGCTTGCATCTGCTATGGTTTCTTCCTCATGCTCGGGACTGTGGGTTTTATTGCCTCCTTGCTCTTTGTCCGTCACATATATGGGTCTATTAAGTGTGATTAG
- the LOC142627789 gene encoding transmembrane 9 superfamily member 2-like isoform X1, which translates to MGKLVAIILSAIFVMCCGSQVMSDAIDHRYKAGDLVPLYANKVGPFSNPSETYCYFDLPFCSPDYVKEKKETLGEVLNGDRLVNAPYKLEFRIDKDFQVACRKNLTREEVIQFRTAIKRDYYFQMYYDDLPIWGFLGKIDKLGTAVPNDRFFLFMHIHFDIFFNKDRVIEVSARMDNTRVVDLTEDRELLVEFIYNVNWKETKIPFEKRMEKYLQSAFLPHHLDIHWSAIMNSCITVLILTGCFVTFYMRVLKKDFMEYTYNEVLTDDQEEKGWKYILGDVFRYPNHRSLIAAVLGSGTQLFILTILIMILGLVGVFYPYNRGNLLMALVFIYAITSGIAGYSSTTFYHQLEGTDWVRNLLFAGCLFSGPLLFTFCLLQTVAISYKANAALPFGTILVLVLLLTFVAFPLLVLGGIVGKNSQTEFQAPCHTTKCPRDIPPLRWYRGVLPQMALAGILPFAVVYTELYYIFASVWGHRVYTIYIILFVVFIILLIATALVTVALTYFQLAAEDHQWWWRSFLCGGSTGLYIFGYCFYYYYARTDMHGFLQSSFFFGYMACICYGFFLMLGTVGFIASLLFVRHIYGSIKCD; encoded by the exons ATGGGGAAACTTGTGGCAATAATTCTTTCTGCCATATTTGTAATGTGTTGTGGGAGTCAAGTGATGTCAGATGCAATTGATCATCGCTACAAAGCTGGAGATCTTGTTCCTCTCTACGCCAACAAGGTTGGGCCATTTTCCAATCCCAG TGAAACTTACTGCTACTTCGATCTTCCCTTCTGCTCACCAG ATTATGTAAAGGAGAAGAAGGAAACTCTGGGAGAGGTATTGAATGGAGATCGTCTTGTCAATGCTCCATATAAACTTGAATTCCGGATAGATAAAGATTTTCAAGTTGCTTGTAGAAAGAACTTGACAAGGGAAGAGGTTATTCAGTTCCGAACTGCAATCAAAAGGGATTATTACTTCCAAATGTATTATGATGACCTGCCAATCTGGGGATTCCTTGGAAAGATTGACAAACTAGGCACAGCTGTGCCAAATgatagattttttcttttcatgcaCATTCactttgatatttttttcaataaggACCGTGTGATTGAGGTCTCTGCCCGTATGGACAATACGCGTGTTGTGGACCTTACTGAGGATAGGGAGTTGCTTGTGGAGTTCATCTACAACGTGAATTGGAAGGAAACAAAGATTCCATTTgagaaaagaatggaaaagtATTTGCAGTCTGCTTTCCTACCACATCACTTAGATATCCATTGGTCTGCAATAATGAATTCATGTATTACAGTTCTCATCCTAACTGGTTGCTTTGTAACATTTTACATGCGAGTCCTTAAGAAGGATTTTATGGA ATATACATACAATGAAGTATTAACTGATGACCAAGAGGAGAAGGGGTGGAAGTATATTCTTGGTGATGTGTTTCGGTACCCAAATCACAGGTCTTTGATTGCCGCAGTCCTTGGTTCTGGCACTCAGTTGTTTATTCT TACCATCCTAATTATGATACTGGGACTAGTTGGTGTATTTTATCCGTATAACCGGGGAAATCTCTTGATGGCTTTGGTCTTCATATATGCAATTACTTCTGGTATTGCAGGATACTCATCAACCACTTTTTATCATCAACTAGAAGGAACGGATTGG GTGAGGAATCTGTTGTTTGCAGGATGCCTTTTTTCTGGTCCTCTGCTTTTCACATTTTGCTTACTTCAAACTGTTGCAATTTCTTACAAAGCTAATGCAGCTCTTCCCTTTGGCACCATCCTGGTGTTAGTCCTGCTGTTGACATTTGTTGCATTTCCATTGCTCGTTTTGGGTGGGATTGTAGGCAAAAATAGCCAAACTGAATTTCAAGCTCCTTGCCACACCACAAAGTGCCCAAGAGATATTCCACCACTCCGCTGGTATAGGGGTGTTCTTCCTCAGATGGCATTGGCTGGTATTCTACCTTTTGCTGTTGTGTACACTGAGCTTTACTACATATTTGCTAGCGTCTGGGGTCATAGGGTCTACACAATATACATCATCCTATTTGTCGTCTtcattattcttctgattgccACTGCTTTGGTTACTGTGGCTTTGACTTACTTTCAGCTTGCTGCTGAAGATCATCAATGGTGGTGGAG GTCCTTTCTTTGCGGTGGTTCAACTGGTTTGTATATTTTTGGCTACtgcttttattattactatgcACGAACTGATATGCATGGTTTCTTGCAAAGCTCGTTCTTCTTTGGATACATGGCTTGCATCTGCTATGGTTTCTTCCTCATGCTCGGGACTGTGGGTTTTATTGCCTCCTTGCTCTTTGTCCGTCACATATATGGGTCTATTAAGTGTGATTAG
- the LOC142627789 gene encoding transmembrane 9 superfamily member 2-like isoform X3 yields MQLIIATKLEILFLSTPTRLGHFPIPDYVKEKKETLGEVLNGDRLVNAPYKLEFRIDKDFQVACRKNLTREEVIQFRTAIKRDYYFQMYYDDLPIWGFLGKIDKLGTAVPNDRFFLFMHIHFDIFFNKDRVIEVSARMDNTRVVDLTEDRELLVEFIYNVNWKETKIPFEKRMEKYLQSAFLPHHLDIHWSAIMNSCITVLILTGCFVTFYMRVLKKDFMEYTYNEVLTDDQEEKGWKYILGDVFRYPNHRSLIAAVLGSGTQLFILTILIMILGLVGVFYPYNRGNLLMALVFIYAITSGIAGYSSTTFYHQLEGTDWVRNLLFAGCLFSGPLLFTFCLLQTVAISYKANAALPFGTILVLVLLLTFVAFPLLVLGGIVGKNSQTEFQAPCHTTKCPRDIPPLRWYRGVLPQMALAGILPFAVVYTELYYIFASVWGHRVYTIYIILFVVFIILLIATALVTVALTYFQLAAEDHQWWWRSFLCGGSTGLYIFGYCFYYYYARTDMHGFLQSSFFFGYMACICYGFFLMLGTVGFIASLLFVRHIYGSIKCD; encoded by the exons ATGCAATTGATCATCGCTACAAAGCTGGAGATCTTGTTCCTCTCTACGCCAACAAGGTTGGGCCATTTTCCAATCCCAG ATTATGTAAAGGAGAAGAAGGAAACTCTGGGAGAGGTATTGAATGGAGATCGTCTTGTCAATGCTCCATATAAACTTGAATTCCGGATAGATAAAGATTTTCAAGTTGCTTGTAGAAAGAACTTGACAAGGGAAGAGGTTATTCAGTTCCGAACTGCAATCAAAAGGGATTATTACTTCCAAATGTATTATGATGACCTGCCAATCTGGGGATTCCTTGGAAAGATTGACAAACTAGGCACAGCTGTGCCAAATgatagattttttcttttcatgcaCATTCactttgatatttttttcaataaggACCGTGTGATTGAGGTCTCTGCCCGTATGGACAATACGCGTGTTGTGGACCTTACTGAGGATAGGGAGTTGCTTGTGGAGTTCATCTACAACGTGAATTGGAAGGAAACAAAGATTCCATTTgagaaaagaatggaaaagtATTTGCAGTCTGCTTTCCTACCACATCACTTAGATATCCATTGGTCTGCAATAATGAATTCATGTATTACAGTTCTCATCCTAACTGGTTGCTTTGTAACATTTTACATGCGAGTCCTTAAGAAGGATTTTATGGA ATATACATACAATGAAGTATTAACTGATGACCAAGAGGAGAAGGGGTGGAAGTATATTCTTGGTGATGTGTTTCGGTACCCAAATCACAGGTCTTTGATTGCCGCAGTCCTTGGTTCTGGCACTCAGTTGTTTATTCT TACCATCCTAATTATGATACTGGGACTAGTTGGTGTATTTTATCCGTATAACCGGGGAAATCTCTTGATGGCTTTGGTCTTCATATATGCAATTACTTCTGGTATTGCAGGATACTCATCAACCACTTTTTATCATCAACTAGAAGGAACGGATTGG GTGAGGAATCTGTTGTTTGCAGGATGCCTTTTTTCTGGTCCTCTGCTTTTCACATTTTGCTTACTTCAAACTGTTGCAATTTCTTACAAAGCTAATGCAGCTCTTCCCTTTGGCACCATCCTGGTGTTAGTCCTGCTGTTGACATTTGTTGCATTTCCATTGCTCGTTTTGGGTGGGATTGTAGGCAAAAATAGCCAAACTGAATTTCAAGCTCCTTGCCACACCACAAAGTGCCCAAGAGATATTCCACCACTCCGCTGGTATAGGGGTGTTCTTCCTCAGATGGCATTGGCTGGTATTCTACCTTTTGCTGTTGTGTACACTGAGCTTTACTACATATTTGCTAGCGTCTGGGGTCATAGGGTCTACACAATATACATCATCCTATTTGTCGTCTtcattattcttctgattgccACTGCTTTGGTTACTGTGGCTTTGACTTACTTTCAGCTTGCTGCTGAAGATCATCAATGGTGGTGGAG GTCCTTTCTTTGCGGTGGTTCAACTGGTTTGTATATTTTTGGCTACtgcttttattattactatgcACGAACTGATATGCATGGTTTCTTGCAAAGCTCGTTCTTCTTTGGATACATGGCTTGCATCTGCTATGGTTTCTTCCTCATGCTCGGGACTGTGGGTTTTATTGCCTCCTTGCTCTTTGTCCGTCACATATATGGGTCTATTAAGTGTGATTAG
- the LOC142627789 gene encoding transmembrane 9 superfamily member 2-like isoform X4, with product MGKLVAIILSAIFVMCCGSQVMSDAIDHRYKAGDLVPLYANKVGPFSNPSETYCYFDLPFCSPDYVKEKKETLGEVLNGDRLVNAPYKLEFRIDKDFQVACRKNLTREEVIQFRTAIKRDYYFQMYYDDLPIWGFLGKIDKLGTAVPNDRFFLFMHIHFDIFFNKDRVIEVSARMDNTRVVDLTEDRELLVEFIYNVNWKETKIPFEKRMEKYLQSAFLPHHLDIHWSAIMNSCITVLILTGCFVTFYMRVLKKDFMEYTYNEVLTDDQEEKGWKYILGDVFRYPNHRSLIAAVLGSGTQLFILTILIMILGLVGVFYPYNRGNLLMALVFIYAITSGIAGYSSTTFYHQLEGTDWVRNLLFAGCLFSGPLLFTFCLLQTVAISYKANAALPFGTILVLVLLLTFVAFPLLVLGGIVGKNSQTEFQAPCHTTKCPRDIPPLRWYRGVLPQMALAGILPFAVVYTELYYIFASVWGHRVYTIYIILFVVFIILLIATALVTVALTYFQLAAEDHQWWWSYLLHFGLDSGLDMGVLLLLAGAALIIVLILYV from the exons ATGGGGAAACTTGTGGCAATAATTCTTTCTGCCATATTTGTAATGTGTTGTGGGAGTCAAGTGATGTCAGATGCAATTGATCATCGCTACAAAGCTGGAGATCTTGTTCCTCTCTACGCCAACAAGGTTGGGCCATTTTCCAATCCCAG TGAAACTTACTGCTACTTCGATCTTCCCTTCTGCTCACCAG ATTATGTAAAGGAGAAGAAGGAAACTCTGGGAGAGGTATTGAATGGAGATCGTCTTGTCAATGCTCCATATAAACTTGAATTCCGGATAGATAAAGATTTTCAAGTTGCTTGTAGAAAGAACTTGACAAGGGAAGAGGTTATTCAGTTCCGAACTGCAATCAAAAGGGATTATTACTTCCAAATGTATTATGATGACCTGCCAATCTGGGGATTCCTTGGAAAGATTGACAAACTAGGCACAGCTGTGCCAAATgatagattttttcttttcatgcaCATTCactttgatatttttttcaataaggACCGTGTGATTGAGGTCTCTGCCCGTATGGACAATACGCGTGTTGTGGACCTTACTGAGGATAGGGAGTTGCTTGTGGAGTTCATCTACAACGTGAATTGGAAGGAAACAAAGATTCCATTTgagaaaagaatggaaaagtATTTGCAGTCTGCTTTCCTACCACATCACTTAGATATCCATTGGTCTGCAATAATGAATTCATGTATTACAGTTCTCATCCTAACTGGTTGCTTTGTAACATTTTACATGCGAGTCCTTAAGAAGGATTTTATGGA ATATACATACAATGAAGTATTAACTGATGACCAAGAGGAGAAGGGGTGGAAGTATATTCTTGGTGATGTGTTTCGGTACCCAAATCACAGGTCTTTGATTGCCGCAGTCCTTGGTTCTGGCACTCAGTTGTTTATTCT TACCATCCTAATTATGATACTGGGACTAGTTGGTGTATTTTATCCGTATAACCGGGGAAATCTCTTGATGGCTTTGGTCTTCATATATGCAATTACTTCTGGTATTGCAGGATACTCATCAACCACTTTTTATCATCAACTAGAAGGAACGGATTGG GTGAGGAATCTGTTGTTTGCAGGATGCCTTTTTTCTGGTCCTCTGCTTTTCACATTTTGCTTACTTCAAACTGTTGCAATTTCTTACAAAGCTAATGCAGCTCTTCCCTTTGGCACCATCCTGGTGTTAGTCCTGCTGTTGACATTTGTTGCATTTCCATTGCTCGTTTTGGGTGGGATTGTAGGCAAAAATAGCCAAACTGAATTTCAAGCTCCTTGCCACACCACAAAGTGCCCAAGAGATATTCCACCACTCCGCTGGTATAGGGGTGTTCTTCCTCAGATGGCATTGGCTGGTATTCTACCTTTTGCTGTTGTGTACACTGAGCTTTACTACATATTTGCTAGCGTCTGGGGTCATAGGGTCTACACAATATACATCATCCTATTTGTCGTCTtcattattcttctgattgccACTGCTTTGGTTACTGTGGCTTTGACTTACTTTCAGCTTGCTGCTGAAGATCATCAATGGTGGTGGAG CTACCTCCTTCACTTTGGGTTAGATTCTGGGCTGGACATGGGTGTGCTTCTACTGTTGGCCGGGGCAGCCTTGATAATCGTCCTTATATTGTATGTATAG